The Petrotoga sp. 9PW.55.5.1 genomic sequence TTCATTCGCTTTGCTTAATCAAGCACTTCCTGTTTATAGTACCGCTCATGCTGATGTATTTGGAACAGAGATTCCAGTTTCTAACTATGCACCTGTTGGTTCAGAAGCTATTGGAAAAGCTGTTATACAAGTAGTCAATCAAGCACGAGCGGTTCTTTTAAGCAAACATGGCGTGATAGTAATGGGAAAGGATATAAGCGAAGCGGTCAGAAAAGCAATATTTTTGGAAGAAGTAGCTCAAACTGCTTACCTTGCAAAAACAATGGGGAATCCACAGCCTTTGGATAAAGAAGAAGCTGAAAGGCTTTTCGAATTCCATCATTCACATTATGGACAAACAAAATAAGAATTTTGAGGAGGATAAACAATGTATCTAATAGGAACTGACATAGGTACTACCGGAACAAAGACGGTTATATTAGATGAAAAAGGGAATCTTGTTGCCAAAGCAGCAAAAACTTACAAAGTCAATACACCAAAGGCTTCTTGGGCAGAACAAGATGCCAATATTTGGTTAGATGCTTTTGTTGTTACGCTTAAGGAAAGTGTTGAAAAAGCTAACATAAATCCTTCTGAAATTGTGGGGGTATCTTTAAGCGGTCTTTACGGAGGATCGGGTGTTCCTGTAGATAAAAATATGAATCCTATATATCCATGCCTTATTTGGATGGATAGAAGAGCTTGGAAAGAAACTCAATGGGTTAAAGAAAACATCGCAAAAGATAAACTTTTTGAAATTACCGGAAATTATGTGGATTCTTATTTTGGTTTTACAAAAATTATGTGGATAAGAAACAATTTACCAGATGTTTGGAAAAATACGTATAAATTTGTTAGTCCAAAAGATTATGTAATTTACAAATTAACAAGGGAACTTTCAACAGATTATAGCTCTGCAGGAAATCTTGGGGGAGTATTTGATATAAGAACGAAAAATTGGTCAAAAGAGATGGGAGAAGCTTTAGGGATACCAATAGATATGCTTCCTGAAAAGATTCTACATTCTAAGGATATAGCAGGTTATTTAACAGAAGAAATGGCTAAATTAACAGGATTAAAAGAAGGAACCCCTATAATCTCTGGTGGAATAGACGCCCCTATGGCACAACTCAGTGCTGGAGTATTAAACGAAGGAGAACACGTCTTTATGGCAGGAACCTCAACTTGTTGGGGAACTCTCCTTTACGATAAAAAACCACCTACGCCACAGCTGGTAAATTATCCTTACGTAGTTAATGAAGAAAATTGCCTTTATACATTTGGTGGAAGTGCCACAACAGGAGCGTTAGTAAATTGGTTTATTGATGAATTTAGCCAGTTAGAGAAAAGTTTTGGAGATCAAGCGGGCTATTCATCATACGATCTTTTAGAACTTAAAGCAAAAAAAATACCTTTGGGAAGTGAAGGATTAATTGCTCTTCCATATTTTATGGGGGAAAGATCACCAATTTGGGATCCAGATTCAAGAGGAGTCATCTTAGGATTATCGCTTTATCACAAAAAAGAACATATATATAGAGCTTTAATGGAATCGGCAGCCTATTCTTTAAGGCATAATATGGAAACTGCAAAAAGTTCAGGCATCAATCTCAATCCTGATTGTTGGATTGTAGGAGGAGTAGCTAATTCAACCTTATGGACCTCTATATTTGCAGATGTAACTGGTTACCATATGATAAAACTATCTGACAACATAGAAGCTCCTTTAGGAGATGCATTTCTTGTGGGATTAGGAACTGGAATATTTGAAAAACCGGAAGATATTAAAAACTGGATAAAAATAGAATCCAAAATAGAAACACAAAAAGTAAATTTCAAAAAATATGATCAATATTACAAACTATTCTTAGAATTGTATGAAAACACAAAAGAAATAATGCACAAAATATCAAGATTATAAAAAACTTCGGAGGTGTGATGATGATAGTGAAAAGAAAGCCAAAAATTGGGATTTTAGGAATAATGCAAAAATTATACGATAAAACATACCCTAATATAGTTGAAACACAATCTAATTACGTTAAAGAAGTAATTAACGAATTAAAAGACGTTGCAGATTTCAAATTTACAAAACCTGCAAGAGACAGAAAAGACTTAGAAGAAATCATCGAAGATTACAACAACGATAAAGAGTTAGATGGAATAATGATTATGATGTTGACTTACAGTCCAGGCCAAAGAATCGTTCCCGCTCTCAAAAAGAATAACTTGCCGATAATGCTTGCAAACATCCAACCATTACCCTCAGTTACTCAAGAATGGAATATGGAACATCTTACCTACAATCAAGGCATACATGGTGCACAGGATAATATGAATGCAATAGTTAGATTAGGAATAAATTGCCCCGTTGTAACAGGAAACTGGAAAGAAGAAGAATTTAAAAATTTTGTTAAAGATTGGGCTTTAGCAGCGCAAGCAGCCAAAGCTTTAAAAAGAACCAGAATCGCAGTTGTTGGAAGAATGCCGGGAATGGGGGATATTACTTTTGATTCATCAGCATTACTTAAAAAGCTTGGAGTTGAAGTGGTTGATGAAAGCATGGGTAAGATCTACTCTTATCTTGAAAAGGTAACAAAAGAAGAAATTGAAAAGGTAAAAGCAGAAAATGCTAAGAACTTTGAAATCGATCCAAATATAAAAGAAGATCAGTACAACTTTGCTGCAAAATTCCAAGTTGCTATTGAAAAATTTTTGAAAGATGGAGAATACGACGGATTCAGTATTTATTTTGACTCAGTAAAAGACGACGGAAGGTTTGAGCAATTACCAATGATGGCAGCTTCTAACTTGATGGCAAAAGGATACGGATATGGAGCAGAAGGAGATGCACTCGCTGCAACAGCGGTAATTGTCGGGCATATATTAGGAGAAGTAGGACATTTTACAGAGATGTATGCTATGGACTTTGAAAGAGACTCCGTTTTTATGAGCCATATGGGCGAAGGGAACTGGAAAGTTGCAAGAAAAGATAAACCTATAAAACTCATAGACAGATTTTTAGGAATAGGAGATCTAAACAACCCACCGACAGTTGTATTCAATGTTCAACCTGGTGAAGGAACAATAGTTTCGTTAGCTCCAATTTGTGAAGGTAATTTCAGATTAGTTATTTCAAAAGGAGAAGTAATAGACAGTGAAGACTATCCAAACGTTGAAATGCCATATTTTCATTTCAAACCAGACAATGGAGTAAGAAAATCAATGACAGAATGGCTCAAAAACGGAGGAACACATCATCAATGTTTCAACATAGGAAACACAACAAGGAGGTGGGAATTGTTTGCAGAAATGGTAGGAATTGAATGTGTAAGTGTATAGAAAAACTTACAAATTTTGTGGAGGTGGAGGTGGAGAAAGTGAAGAAAAGTTTTATTGTAGTTTTAAGTTTGATTTTAGTAGGAGTGGTGTTTGGGCAAACATTTCTTTTAAGTCCAAAGTCTTTAAACAACGCATATTGGTTTGCTGTTGAAAATGGTATGAAAGATGCCGCAAAAGTTCTTGAAGTTAGGGCTATTTTTGA encodes the following:
- a CDS encoding L-ribulose-5-phosphate 4-epimerase, which produces MKEWRAMYEQLKKELYEAHLNLEKYRLVAYTSGNVSVRIDKHVIIKPSGVSYDKLKAEDMVVIDLEGKVVEGILKPSVDSATHLYLYKQLEDVKSIIHTHSPYASSFALLNQALPVYSTAHADVFGTEIPVSNYAPVGSEAIGKAVIQVVNQARAVLLSKHGVIVMGKDISEAVRKAIFLEEVAQTAYLAKTMGNPQPLDKEEAERLFEFHHSHYGQTK
- a CDS encoding FGGY-family carbohydrate kinase, whose amino-acid sequence is MYLIGTDIGTTGTKTVILDEKGNLVAKAAKTYKVNTPKASWAEQDANIWLDAFVVTLKESVEKANINPSEIVGVSLSGLYGGSGVPVDKNMNPIYPCLIWMDRRAWKETQWVKENIAKDKLFEITGNYVDSYFGFTKIMWIRNNLPDVWKNTYKFVSPKDYVIYKLTRELSTDYSSAGNLGGVFDIRTKNWSKEMGEALGIPIDMLPEKILHSKDIAGYLTEEMAKLTGLKEGTPIISGGIDAPMAQLSAGVLNEGEHVFMAGTSTCWGTLLYDKKPPTPQLVNYPYVVNEENCLYTFGGSATTGALVNWFIDEFSQLEKSFGDQAGYSSYDLLELKAKKIPLGSEGLIALPYFMGERSPIWDPDSRGVILGLSLYHKKEHIYRALMESAAYSLRHNMETAKSSGINLNPDCWIVGGVANSTLWTSIFADVTGYHMIKLSDNIEAPLGDAFLVGLGTGIFEKPEDIKNWIKIESKIETQKVNFKKYDQYYKLFLELYENTKEIMHKISRL
- a CDS encoding L-fucose/L-arabinose isomerase family protein codes for the protein MIVKRKPKIGILGIMQKLYDKTYPNIVETQSNYVKEVINELKDVADFKFTKPARDRKDLEEIIEDYNNDKELDGIMIMMLTYSPGQRIVPALKKNNLPIMLANIQPLPSVTQEWNMEHLTYNQGIHGAQDNMNAIVRLGINCPVVTGNWKEEEFKNFVKDWALAAQAAKALKRTRIAVVGRMPGMGDITFDSSALLKKLGVEVVDESMGKIYSYLEKVTKEEIEKVKAENAKNFEIDPNIKEDQYNFAAKFQVAIEKFLKDGEYDGFSIYFDSVKDDGRFEQLPMMAASNLMAKGYGYGAEGDALAATAVIVGHILGEVGHFTEMYAMDFERDSVFMSHMGEGNWKVARKDKPIKLIDRFLGIGDLNNPPTVVFNVQPGEGTIVSLAPICEGNFRLVISKGEVIDSEDYPNVEMPYFHFKPDNGVRKSMTEWLKNGGTHHQCFNIGNTTRRWELFAEMVGIECVSV